The Lycium barbarum isolate Lr01 chromosome 10, ASM1917538v2, whole genome shotgun sequence genome includes a region encoding these proteins:
- the LOC132616024 gene encoding chorismate synthase 2, chloroplastic-like isoform X4, with product MLCLVCVRRGSPGNSLSTSQGRDKVCIRSTLPRPYFVEFHWDYSEMSLAYRPSHADATYDFKYGVRSVQGGGRSSARVTIGRVAAGAIAKKILKLYSGTECCTDVKMDINISNSRVPHFFCTNSTDIGTPVFDKLEAELAKACMSLPATKGFEIGSGFAGTFMTGSEHNDEFFMDQHDQIRTKTNRSGGVQGGISNGEIINMSIAFKPTSTISKLELEGSKDYAGIFLYVYFRMISELGVGFESVILGITCII from the exons ATGTTATGCTTAGTATGTGTTCGCCGAGGGTCTCcgggaaacagcctctctacctcccaaggtagggataaggtctgcatacgctctaccctccccagaccctactttgtggaatttcactgg GACTATAGTGAAATGTCCCTTGCTTATAGGCCATCTCATGCTGATGCAACTTATGACTTCAAGTATGGAGTTAGATCAGTACAG GGGGGTGGTAGATCTTCAGCAAGAGTAACCATTGGGAGAGTTGCTGCTGGAGCTATTGCTAAGAAAATTCTCAAACTTTATTCAGGAACTGAG TGTTGTACAGATGTTAAAATGGACATCAATATTTCAAATTCTCGCGTACCCCATTTTTTCTGCACAAACTCAACA GATATTGGTACACCAGTCTTTGATAAACTTGAAGCTGAGCTGGCTAAAGCTTGCATGTCATTACCGGCAACTAAGGGATTTGAGATTGGAAGTGGCTTTGCAG GTACATTCATGACTGGCAGTGAGCATAATGATGAGTTCTTTATGGATCAACATGACCAAATCAGGACAAAAACCAACAGATCTGGTGGTGTCCAG GGAGGCATATCAAATGGAGAAATTATTAATATGAGCATAGCTTTCAAGCCAACTTCTACAATTTCA AAACTGGAACTGGAAGGGTCAAAGGACTATGCAGGCATATTTCTATATGTATACTTCAGAATGATCAG TGAATTAGGCGTGGGATTCGAATCTGTCATTCTTGGGATTACATGTATCATTTGA
- the LOC132616024 gene encoding chorismate synthase 2, chloroplastic-like isoform X7, producing MLCLVCVRRGSPGNSLSTSQGRDKVCIRSTLPRPYFVEFHWDYSEMSLAYRPSHADATYDFKYGVRSVQGGGRSSARVTIGRVAAGAIAKKILKLYSGTEDIGTPVFDKLEAELAKACMSLPATKGFEIGSGFAGTFMTGSEHNDEFFMDQHDQIRTKTNRSGGVQGGISNGEIINMSIAFKPTSTISKLELEGSKDYAGIFLYVYFRMISELGVGFESVILGITCII from the exons ATGTTATGCTTAGTATGTGTTCGCCGAGGGTCTCcgggaaacagcctctctacctcccaaggtagggataaggtctgcatacgctctaccctccccagaccctactttgtggaatttcactgg GACTATAGTGAAATGTCCCTTGCTTATAGGCCATCTCATGCTGATGCAACTTATGACTTCAAGTATGGAGTTAGATCAGTACAG GGGGGTGGTAGATCTTCAGCAAGAGTAACCATTGGGAGAGTTGCTGCTGGAGCTATTGCTAAGAAAATTCTCAAACTTTATTCAGGAACTGAG GATATTGGTACACCAGTCTTTGATAAACTTGAAGCTGAGCTGGCTAAAGCTTGCATGTCATTACCGGCAACTAAGGGATTTGAGATTGGAAGTGGCTTTGCAG GTACATTCATGACTGGCAGTGAGCATAATGATGAGTTCTTTATGGATCAACATGACCAAATCAGGACAAAAACCAACAGATCTGGTGGTGTCCAG GGAGGCATATCAAATGGAGAAATTATTAATATGAGCATAGCTTTCAAGCCAACTTCTACAATTTCA AAACTGGAACTGGAAGGGTCAAAGGACTATGCAGGCATATTTCTATATGTATACTTCAGAATGATCAG TGAATTAGGCGTGGGATTCGAATCTGTCATTCTTGGGATTACATGTATCATTTGA
- the LOC132616024 gene encoding chorismate synthase 2, chloroplastic-like isoform X3, translated as MLCLVCVRRGSPGNSLSTSQGRDKVCIRSTLPRPYFVEFHWDYSEMSLAYRPSHADATYDFKYGVRSVQGGGRSSARVTIGRVAAGAIAKKILKLYSGTEILAYVSQVNKVVLPEGLIDNQTVTLEQIESNIIRCPNPEYAEEMVASIDAVRTRGDSVSGVIACIDIGTPVFDKLEAELAKACMSLPATKGFEIGSGFAGTFMTGSEHNDEFFMDQHDQIRTKTNRSGGVQGGISNGEIINMSIAFKPTSTISKIFHPNLCLHLAFSVRIHGWLHSFCQL; from the exons ATGTTATGCTTAGTATGTGTTCGCCGAGGGTCTCcgggaaacagcctctctacctcccaaggtagggataaggtctgcatacgctctaccctccccagaccctactttgtggaatttcactgg GACTATAGTGAAATGTCCCTTGCTTATAGGCCATCTCATGCTGATGCAACTTATGACTTCAAGTATGGAGTTAGATCAGTACAG GGGGGTGGTAGATCTTCAGCAAGAGTAACCATTGGGAGAGTTGCTGCTGGAGCTATTGCTAAGAAAATTCTCAAACTTTATTCAGGAACTGAG ATCCTTGCTTATGTTTCGCAAGTTAACAAAGTTGTACTTCCAGAGGGTTTGATTGATAACCAGACAGTGACACTAGAGCAG ATTGAAAGCAATATCATTCGATGCCCAAACCCTGAATACGCAGAGGAGATGGTTGCTTCCATTGATGCTGTACGAACAAGGGGGGATTCTGTTAGTGGTGTCATTGCTTGCATt GATATTGGTACACCAGTCTTTGATAAACTTGAAGCTGAGCTGGCTAAAGCTTGCATGTCATTACCGGCAACTAAGGGATTTGAGATTGGAAGTGGCTTTGCAG GTACATTCATGACTGGCAGTGAGCATAATGATGAGTTCTTTATGGATCAACATGACCAAATCAGGACAAAAACCAACAGATCTGGTGGTGTCCAG GGAGGCATATCAAATGGAGAAATTATTAATATGAGCATAGCTTTCAAGCCAACTTCTACAATTTCA AAAATCTTTCATCCAAATCTGTGTCTTCATCTTGCTTTCTCCGTTAGAATTCACGGTTGGCTGCATTCTTTTTGTCAACTTTGA
- the LOC132616024 gene encoding chorismate synthase 2, chloroplastic-like isoform X1: protein MLCLVCVRRGSPGNSLSTSQGRDKVCIRSTLPRPYFVEFHWDYSEMSLAYRPSHADATYDFKYGVRSVQGGGRSSARVTIGRVAAGAIAKKILKLYSGTEILAYVSQVNKVVLPEGLIDNQTVTLEQIESNIIRCPNPEYAEEMVASIDAVRTRGDSVSGVIACIDIGTPVFDKLEAELAKACMSLPATKGFEIGSGFAGTFMTGSEHNDEFFMDQHDQIRTKTNRSGGVQGGISNGEIINMSIAFKPTSTISKLELEGSKDYAGIFLYVYFRMISELGVGFESVILGITCII from the exons ATGTTATGCTTAGTATGTGTTCGCCGAGGGTCTCcgggaaacagcctctctacctcccaaggtagggataaggtctgcatacgctctaccctccccagaccctactttgtggaatttcactgg GACTATAGTGAAATGTCCCTTGCTTATAGGCCATCTCATGCTGATGCAACTTATGACTTCAAGTATGGAGTTAGATCAGTACAG GGGGGTGGTAGATCTTCAGCAAGAGTAACCATTGGGAGAGTTGCTGCTGGAGCTATTGCTAAGAAAATTCTCAAACTTTATTCAGGAACTGAG ATCCTTGCTTATGTTTCGCAAGTTAACAAAGTTGTACTTCCAGAGGGTTTGATTGATAACCAGACAGTGACACTAGAGCAG ATTGAAAGCAATATCATTCGATGCCCAAACCCTGAATACGCAGAGGAGATGGTTGCTTCCATTGATGCTGTACGAACAAGGGGGGATTCTGTTAGTGGTGTCATTGCTTGCATt GATATTGGTACACCAGTCTTTGATAAACTTGAAGCTGAGCTGGCTAAAGCTTGCATGTCATTACCGGCAACTAAGGGATTTGAGATTGGAAGTGGCTTTGCAG GTACATTCATGACTGGCAGTGAGCATAATGATGAGTTCTTTATGGATCAACATGACCAAATCAGGACAAAAACCAACAGATCTGGTGGTGTCCAG GGAGGCATATCAAATGGAGAAATTATTAATATGAGCATAGCTTTCAAGCCAACTTCTACAATTTCA AAACTGGAACTGGAAGGGTCAAAGGACTATGCAGGCATATTTCTATATGTATACTTCAGAATGATCAG TGAATTAGGCGTGGGATTCGAATCTGTCATTCTTGGGATTACATGTATCATTTGA
- the LOC132616024 gene encoding chorismate synthase 2, chloroplastic-like isoform X2 — protein MLCLVCVRRGSPGNSLSTSQGRDKVCIRSTLPRPYFVEFHWDYSEMSLAYRPSHADATYDFKYGVRSVQGGGRSSARVTIGRVAAGAIAKKILKLYSGTEILAYVSQVNKVVLPEGLIDNQTVTLEQIESNIIRCPNPEYAEEMVASIDAVRTRGDSDIGTPVFDKLEAELAKACMSLPATKGFEIGSGFAGTFMTGSEHNDEFFMDQHDQIRTKTNRSGGVQGGISNGEIINMSIAFKPTSTISKLELEGSKDYAGIFLYVYFRMISELGVGFESVILGITCII, from the exons ATGTTATGCTTAGTATGTGTTCGCCGAGGGTCTCcgggaaacagcctctctacctcccaaggtagggataaggtctgcatacgctctaccctccccagaccctactttgtggaatttcactgg GACTATAGTGAAATGTCCCTTGCTTATAGGCCATCTCATGCTGATGCAACTTATGACTTCAAGTATGGAGTTAGATCAGTACAG GGGGGTGGTAGATCTTCAGCAAGAGTAACCATTGGGAGAGTTGCTGCTGGAGCTATTGCTAAGAAAATTCTCAAACTTTATTCAGGAACTGAG ATCCTTGCTTATGTTTCGCAAGTTAACAAAGTTGTACTTCCAGAGGGTTTGATTGATAACCAGACAGTGACACTAGAGCAG ATTGAAAGCAATATCATTCGATGCCCAAACCCTGAATACGCAGAGGAGATGGTTGCTTCCATTGATGCTGTACGAACAAGGGGGGATTCT GATATTGGTACACCAGTCTTTGATAAACTTGAAGCTGAGCTGGCTAAAGCTTGCATGTCATTACCGGCAACTAAGGGATTTGAGATTGGAAGTGGCTTTGCAG GTACATTCATGACTGGCAGTGAGCATAATGATGAGTTCTTTATGGATCAACATGACCAAATCAGGACAAAAACCAACAGATCTGGTGGTGTCCAG GGAGGCATATCAAATGGAGAAATTATTAATATGAGCATAGCTTTCAAGCCAACTTCTACAATTTCA AAACTGGAACTGGAAGGGTCAAAGGACTATGCAGGCATATTTCTATATGTATACTTCAGAATGATCAG TGAATTAGGCGTGGGATTCGAATCTGTCATTCTTGGGATTACATGTATCATTTGA
- the LOC132616024 gene encoding chorismate synthase 2, chloroplastic-like isoform X6 gives MLCLVCVRRGSPGNSLSTSQGRDKVCIRSTLPRPYFVEFHWDYSEMSLAYRPSHADATYDFKYGVRSVQGGGRSSARVTIGRVAAGAIAKKILKLYSGTEILAYVSQVNKVVLPEGLIDNQTVTLEQIESNIIRCPNPEYAEEMVASIDAVRTRGDSVSGVIACIDIGTPVFDKLEAELAKACMSLPATKGFEIGSGFAGTESSSYGSVLFIVMLLDDSKVLSRNRLIKTVVIIYKAWVHS, from the exons ATGTTATGCTTAGTATGTGTTCGCCGAGGGTCTCcgggaaacagcctctctacctcccaaggtagggataaggtctgcatacgctctaccctccccagaccctactttgtggaatttcactgg GACTATAGTGAAATGTCCCTTGCTTATAGGCCATCTCATGCTGATGCAACTTATGACTTCAAGTATGGAGTTAGATCAGTACAG GGGGGTGGTAGATCTTCAGCAAGAGTAACCATTGGGAGAGTTGCTGCTGGAGCTATTGCTAAGAAAATTCTCAAACTTTATTCAGGAACTGAG ATCCTTGCTTATGTTTCGCAAGTTAACAAAGTTGTACTTCCAGAGGGTTTGATTGATAACCAGACAGTGACACTAGAGCAG ATTGAAAGCAATATCATTCGATGCCCAAACCCTGAATACGCAGAGGAGATGGTTGCTTCCATTGATGCTGTACGAACAAGGGGGGATTCTGTTAGTGGTGTCATTGCTTGCATt GATATTGGTACACCAGTCTTTGATAAACTTGAAGCTGAGCTGGCTAAAGCTTGCATGTCATTACCGGCAACTAAGGGATTTGAGATTGGAAGTGGCTTTGCAGGTACAGAATCTTCATCCTATGGAAGTGTTCTCTTTATTGTCATGTTGTTGGATGATAGCAAAGTCCTAAGTCGCAACAGATTAATCAAGACAGTTGTTATCATCTATAAAGCATGG GTACATTCATGA
- the LOC132616024 gene encoding chorismate synthase 2, chloroplastic-like isoform X5, whose product MSLAYRPSHADATYDFKYGVRSVQGGGRSSARVTIGRVAAGAIAKKILKLYSGTEILAYVSQVNKVVLPEGLIDNQTVTLEQIESNIIRCPNPEYAEEMVASIDAVRTRGDSVSGVIACIDIGTPVFDKLEAELAKACMSLPATKGFEIGSGFAGTFMTGSEHNDEFFMDQHDQIRTKTNRSGGVQGGISNGEIINMSIAFKPTSTISKLELEGSKDYAGIFLYVYFRMISELGVGFESVILGITCII is encoded by the exons ATGTCCCTTGCTTATAGGCCATCTCATGCTGATGCAACTTATGACTTCAAGTATGGAGTTAGATCAGTACAG GGGGGTGGTAGATCTTCAGCAAGAGTAACCATTGGGAGAGTTGCTGCTGGAGCTATTGCTAAGAAAATTCTCAAACTTTATTCAGGAACTGAG ATCCTTGCTTATGTTTCGCAAGTTAACAAAGTTGTACTTCCAGAGGGTTTGATTGATAACCAGACAGTGACACTAGAGCAG ATTGAAAGCAATATCATTCGATGCCCAAACCCTGAATACGCAGAGGAGATGGTTGCTTCCATTGATGCTGTACGAACAAGGGGGGATTCTGTTAGTGGTGTCATTGCTTGCATt GATATTGGTACACCAGTCTTTGATAAACTTGAAGCTGAGCTGGCTAAAGCTTGCATGTCATTACCGGCAACTAAGGGATTTGAGATTGGAAGTGGCTTTGCAG GTACATTCATGACTGGCAGTGAGCATAATGATGAGTTCTTTATGGATCAACATGACCAAATCAGGACAAAAACCAACAGATCTGGTGGTGTCCAG GGAGGCATATCAAATGGAGAAATTATTAATATGAGCATAGCTTTCAAGCCAACTTCTACAATTTCA AAACTGGAACTGGAAGGGTCAAAGGACTATGCAGGCATATTTCTATATGTATACTTCAGAATGATCAG TGAATTAGGCGTGGGATTCGAATCTGTCATTCTTGGGATTACATGTATCATTTGA